The Dehalogenimonas sp. 4OHTPN genome window below encodes:
- a CDS encoding C4-type zinc ribbon domain-containing protein, giving the protein MGTMNIPRLLGQLQDADLAADACRDQIGRISAELNSDPLAPERAILENMRDSLKNLNHQLRETTSQADDLTSRIQVYEEKLYSGRITSPKELSTLQKDIELLKGHRAPHEDRALELMEAIDAAEDGIARAEATLQRHREALEVRRRELGEKLHTIGAELSGHEAKRAALLSEIPADVAEQYRLLRQQKGRAVARVEQGACRGCGIAVTSAWLHRAKAGEIVRCTNCARILYLE; this is encoded by the coding sequence ATGGGCACGATGAACATTCCCCGATTGCTTGGTCAACTCCAGGATGCCGATCTCGCCGCCGATGCCTGCCGGGACCAAATCGGCCGCATCAGTGCGGAATTAAATTCGGACCCGCTGGCTCCGGAGCGCGCCATACTGGAGAACATGCGGGACAGCCTGAAGAACCTTAACCATCAGCTCCGGGAGACAACCTCCCAAGCAGACGATCTAACATCGCGCATTCAAGTCTACGAGGAAAAGCTGTACTCGGGACGCATCACCAGTCCCAAAGAGCTGTCAACCCTCCAGAAGGACATCGAACTTCTGAAAGGACACCGCGCGCCGCACGAGGACCGGGCTCTGGAGCTTATGGAGGCTATCGATGCTGCCGAGGACGGCATCGCCCGGGCTGAGGCAACACTGCAGCGCCACAGGGAAGCCCTTGAAGTTCGCCGCAGGGAACTCGGCGAGAAATTACATACCATCGGCGCCGAACTGTCGGGGCATGAAGCCAAACGCGCCGCCCTGTTATCCGAGATCCCGGCCGACGTCGCGGAGCAATACCGCCTGTTGCGGCAGCAGAAAGGCCGCGCCGTGGCCAGAGTGGAGCAGGGTGCCTGCCGCGGCTGCGGCATCGCCGTCACCTCCGCGTGGCTGCACCGCGCCAAGGCG
- a CDS encoding IS6 family transposase — MTLNELIPCECKHCGSRRTRRYGHSKAQKQRWLCNDCCHTFIESDAQPGMRVPPDQVASAVSMFYEGLSLTAICRQMKQIHGYEPSDGTVYRWITKYTREAIDRTKDIKPAVGDVWLCDETVLKIGGKNVWFYDIIDVKTRFLLASHIADKRYLGDARMVLNRAGNKAGKKPKVVITDSLNSYPQAIGDVFGTSTRHIKYKGITQTPNNNILERFHGTLKARTKVMRGLKGYESAKLFTAGWLIFYNFMRPHESLHGKTPADRAGTQMPSHNWHGVVRNTPVKVETVTWLEKPPPELRGRIPTHIKQAIGMVNRMPKGLR; from the coding sequence ATGACTCTAAATGAATTGATACCCTGCGAATGTAAGCATTGTGGCTCTAGGCGTACCCGAAGGTATGGACATAGCAAGGCTCAAAAACAACGTTGGCTTTGTAATGACTGTTGCCATACCTTCATCGAGTCAGACGCACAACCTGGAATGCGCGTCCCGCCCGATCAAGTAGCGTCGGCGGTGTCGATGTTCTACGAAGGGTTGAGCCTTACTGCTATCTGTCGGCAGATGAAACAGATACATGGTTATGAGCCTTCGGATGGGACGGTTTACCGATGGATTACCAAGTACACCCGTGAAGCCATCGACAGGACGAAGGACATCAAACCGGCAGTTGGCGATGTTTGGCTGTGCGATGAAACGGTCTTAAAGATTGGCGGGAAAAACGTTTGGTTCTATGACATCATCGACGTAAAGACCCGTTTCCTGCTGGCGTCCCATATTGCGGACAAACGGTATCTTGGGGATGCGCGGATGGTCTTGAACCGCGCAGGCAATAAGGCGGGCAAGAAACCAAAGGTAGTCATTACCGATAGTCTCAACAGCTATCCCCAAGCCATCGGGGACGTATTCGGTACTTCAACCCGCCATATCAAGTACAAGGGGATAACCCAAACCCCGAACAACAACATCCTTGAACGTTTCCACGGGACGCTGAAGGCACGGACGAAGGTGATGCGCGGGTTGAAGGGATACGAGTCAGCCAAGTTGTTCACGGCGGGCTGGCTAATCTTCTACAACTTCATGCGCCCGCACGAGTCATTACACGGAAAGACACCGGCAGACCGCGCGGGTACTCAAATGCCAAGCCATAACTGGCACGGGGTAGTGCGAAATACACCAGTCAAAGTAGAAACAGTCACTTGGCTTGAAAAACCGCCACCCGAATTGCGCGGGCGCATTCCAACCCATATCAAACAGGCAATCGGAATGGTAAACCGGATGCCGAAGGGGTTGCGATGA
- a CDS encoding superinfection immunity protein: MLSFFFGGFFGFVSLLLSAVLYFLPTIIALAGHRRNTLSIFLLNLLLGWTFIGWVVALVWSVKK; the protein is encoded by the coding sequence ATACTGAGTTTTTTCTTCGGCGGGTTTTTCGGTTTTGTGAGCCTGCTGCTAAGTGCTGTGCTTTACTTTTTGCCGACCATTATCGCCCTTGCCGGGCACCGCCGTAATACACTTTCCATCTTTCTGCTCAACTTGCTGCTGGGCTGGACTTTTATCGGTTGGGTAGTAGCTCTGGTATGGTCAGTCAAAAAGTAG